One Planctomycetota bacterium DNA segment encodes these proteins:
- a CDS encoding Gfo/Idh/MocA family oxidoreductase: protein MLRVGIVGIGFMGMIHYLAYEKVRGARVAAIATRDKKKLAGDWRSIKGNFGPPGQMMDLSALDCYEDWRMLLDDSKIDLIDVCLPPSLHAEVTKAALAAGKHVLVEKPIALHVKEGKQMVDAARRANRQLLIGQVLPFFPEYAHAYQLIKSGKYGRLLGGHFKRVIAEPHWLKDFFNPDQVGGPLVDLHIHDAHFIRLLCGMPQSLFSTGRLRDDVVEFFETQFLYPDLAVTASGGVIGPQGRSFTHGFEIHLEGATLVYDFAVVSDKPTMNIPFTILGPKGQVIQPKLPAVDAFVAELTEAVKSAKQNKPSELLSGALALDALELCQKQTQSVRTGKMVRV, encoded by the coding sequence ATGCTGCGAGTCGGAATAGTTGGCATCGGCTTCATGGGGATGATTCATTACCTCGCCTACGAGAAGGTGCGCGGGGCGCGGGTTGCCGCCATTGCCACGCGCGACAAGAAGAAACTGGCCGGCGATTGGCGCTCGATCAAGGGGAACTTCGGCCCGCCGGGCCAGATGATGGATTTGTCGGCGCTCGATTGCTACGAAGATTGGCGGATGCTGCTGGACGATTCGAAGATCGACCTGATCGATGTCTGTCTGCCGCCTTCGCTGCACGCCGAGGTAACCAAGGCCGCCTTGGCCGCGGGCAAGCACGTGCTGGTCGAAAAGCCGATCGCCCTGCACGTCAAGGAAGGCAAGCAGATGGTCGACGCCGCCCGCCGCGCCAACCGGCAATTGCTCATCGGCCAGGTGCTGCCGTTCTTTCCCGAGTATGCCCACGCTTACCAGTTGATCAAAAGCGGTAAGTATGGCCGGCTGCTCGGCGGACATTTCAAGCGGGTAATTGCCGAGCCGCACTGGTTGAAAGACTTTTTCAATCCCGATCAGGTCGGCGGGCCGCTGGTCGATCTGCACATTCACGACGCCCACTTCATTCGCCTGTTGTGCGGCATGCCCCAGTCCCTGTTCAGCACCGGTCGGCTGCGCGACGACGTGGTCGAGTTCTTCGAGACGCAGTTCCTCTATCCCGATCTGGCCGTCACGGCCAGCGGCGGCGTGATCGGGCCGCAGGGGCGCTCGTTCACGCACGGCTTTGAGATCCACTTGGAAGGGGCCACGCTGGTCTATGACTTTGCCGTGGTTTCGGACAAGCCGACGATGAACATCCCGTTCACCATCCTCGGTCCCAAGGGGCAAGTCATTCAACCCAAGCTGCCGGCGGTCGATGCGTTCGTGGCCGAGTTGACCGAGGCCGTGAAGTCGGCCAAGCAGAACAAGCCGTCGGAGCTGCTGTCCGGGGCGCTGGCGCTCGATGCGCTCGAACTGTGTCAGAAGCAGACCCAATCGGTGCGAACTGGCAAAATGGTTCGCGTGTAG